The bacterium genome has a window encoding:
- the acpS gene encoding holo-ACP synthase, whose protein sequence is MHDPIPPKPILPSVGIDLMEVERIRLMLDDEEFLNRIFTEQERSECLRRLKPEECLAARWAAKEAVAKALGVGIGKFLTFQDVEVIVGERKAPYIRIHGPYSHHPMRIALSLSHTRTTAAAMVMIFPGELEEGQDS, encoded by the coding sequence GTGCACGATCCCATTCCCCCCAAACCCATCCTCCCCTCGGTCGGCATTGACCTGATGGAGGTCGAGCGTATCCGCCTCATGCTCGACGACGAGGAATTCCTTAATCGCATCTTCACCGAGCAGGAACGGTCGGAGTGCCTGCGTCGCCTGAAACCCGAGGAGTGTCTGGCCGCCCGCTGGGCCGCTAAAGAGGCGGTGGCCAAGGCGCTCGGCGTGGGAATCGGCAAGTTTCTCACGTTTCAAGACGTGGAAGTGATCGTCGGCGAGCGCAAGGCTCCCTACATTCGCATTCACGGCCCCTATTCCCATCACCCCATGCGCATCGCCCTCAGCCTCTCCCACACCCGCACCACCGCCGCCGCCATGGTCATGATCTTCCCCGGCGAATTGGAGGAAGGACAAGACTCGTAG